The Intrasporangium calvum DSM 43043 sequence GTCGGTTCCGGAGCCACTGCTCAGCCGCTGTCCCGCTGGCGGGCCTACGTCGACGACGAGCTGCTGAGCAACCGCGCCTACGAGCTGCTCAACCGATTCGTCACCAAGGTGCCGCGTACCACCAAGCCGGTGAACGCCGTGGCGGCGCGGGCCCTGACGGCGCGTGAGTACGTCGACGCCTCGCACCGGGTCTTCATCAGCGACCGCGACGTGCGCTTCATGGAGGCGGAGTGGGCCTTCCCCCGGCACGTGCTCGGTGACGTCCTGCGTGAGCTCCGGTCCTGGGTCGAGACCCACGACGACCTGATCTCCTTCCCGGTCGAGTGTCGGGTGGCGGCGGCGGATGACGTCTGGCTCTCCACCGCCTACGAGCGTGAGAGCTGCTACGTGGCCGTCCACCGATACCACCGGCAGGCCGAGGGCGCCTATTTCAGGGCGTTCGAGGCGATCGCGATGGACCACGGCGGCCGCCCGCACTGGGGCAAGCTGCACTCGCGCGGCGCCGACTTCTTCCGTGCCGCCCTGCCCCGCTTCGAGGAGTTCCGCACCGTCCGTGACCGGGTCGACCCCGACCGGCGGTTCGCCAACCCGTACCTCGACCGGGTCCTCGGCCCCTGATCGAAAGAGCAGTTCGTCCCTCACTCTCGGCACGTCCCGAGCGGAGGAGAGGGGAACAAACTGCTCTTTCGATCAAGGGATGACGTGCTCGTCGATGAGGGGTACGAAGTGCTCTTTCGATGAGGTACGAAGTGCTCTTTCGATGGGTGTGGTCAGGAGGTCGGAGGCCGCGTCATCGCGAGGACGTCGAGGGCCTCGTCGAGCTGGGCCTCGGACAAGCGACCCTCCCGGACGTGCCCGTCCTCGATCACGACCTCACGAATCGTCTTGCGCTCCTTGACCGCCCGCTTCACCACGGCGGCTGCGGCCTCGTAGCCGATGAAGCGGTTGAGCGGCGTCACGATCGACGGTGAGCTCTCCGCGAGGGTCCGCGCGTGCTCCACGTCGGCGGTGATCCCGTCGACGCAGCGGTCGGCCAGCAGCCGGCTCGTCGCCGCGAGCAGGCGGATCGACTCGAGGACGTTCTTGGCCAGCACCGGGAGCATGACGTTGAGCTCGAAGTTGCCGGCCGCGCCGGCCGTCGTGATCGTCACGTCGTTGCCGATGACCTGGGCGCAGGCCATCAGGGTGGCCTCGGGGATGACCGGGTTGACCTTGCCGGGCATGATGCTCGACCCGGGCTGGAGGTCGGGGAGGTGGATCTCGCCGAGGCCGGTGCGCGGACCCGAGGACATCCACCGCAGGTCGTTGCAGATCTTGGTCAGGCTGACCGCCACCACCTTGAGTGCGCCGGACAGCTCGACGACGGCGTCCTGGGCGGACTGCGCCTCGAAGTGGTTCTCCGCCTCGCGGAACGAGTGTCCGGTGGCCGTCGACAGCCGGTCGATGACCGCCGCAGCGAAGCCGGGCGCAGCGTTGAGGCCCGTGCCGGCCGCGGTGCCGCCGAGGGGCAGCTCCGCGGTGGCCTCGGCCGCATGGCTGACGCGCTCGGTTCCGAGCTCGACCTGGCGCCGGTAGCCGCCGAACTCCTGTCCCAGGGTCACGGGCACGGCGTCCATGAGGTGCGTGCGGCCGGCCTTGACGACGTCGGCGAACTCCGCCTCCTTGCGGCCGAGGGCGGCCGCGAGGTGGGTCAGGGCAGGGACGAGGTCGTCCCGGGCCGCGAGGGTGGCGGCGATCCGCAGGGCGGAGGGGAAGGCGTCATTGCTCGACTGTCCGTAGTTGACGTGGTCGTTGGGGTGGACCGCCAGCGCGCCCTCACCACCCGCGGTGCTCGCCAGCCGCGCGACGACCTCGTTGACGTTCATGTTGGTCGACGTCCCCGAACCGGTCTGGAAGACGTCGATGGGGAAGTGGTCGTCGTGCCGTCCCGCGGCGACCGCCTCGGCGGCAGCTGCGATCGCGCGAGCGCGCTCGGCGTCGAGGACGCCAAGCTCGGCGTTCACCTCGGCGGCCGCAGCCTTGAGCCGGGCGAGGGCGTGGACCACACCCGCCGGCACCGGCTGACCGCTGATCGGGAAGTTCTCGACAGCGCGTGCCGTCTGCGCGCCGTAGAGAGCGGCTGCGGGGACCTGCACCTCGCCCATCGAGTCGTGCTCGGTCCGGTACTCCGTGCCGTGCTGGTCGCTCATGCCCCCATCATGCTCCAGTGGCGACCCCCGCAGCCTCGCGAGCGATCTCGAGCTCCTCCTGCGTCGGGAGGACGAGCACGGCGACCCGGCTCGACGCGGTGGAGATGCGGTGCTCACCGGACGTCGCGGCGTCGTTGGCGGCCGCGTCGACCTCGATGCCGAGCAGGTCGCCGAGGCCGTCGAGTGCGGCCGCCCGGAGCATCGGGCTGTGCTCACCCACGCCCGCGGTGAAGGCCACGGCATCGACGCGACCGAGCACAGCGGCATACGCCCCGATGTACTTGCGCAGGCGGTGGGCCACGACGTCGAACGCGAGGCGCGCGTCGGCGTCGCCAGCGGCCACCCGGTCCTCGAGCTCGCGGAAGTCGTTGCTCCCGGTCAGCCCCTTGAGACCGCTCTCCTTGTTGAGCGCGCGGTCGTACTCCTCCAACGAGACGCCGGCTCGCGCCAGGTGCGCCGGCAGCGACGGGTCGAGGTCGCCCGGCCGGGTCCCCATCACCAGGCCCTCGAGCGGCGACAGGCCCATCGACGTGTCGACGCTGCGCCCGCCTGCCACCGCGGTCGCGCTGGCGCCGTTGCCGAGATGGAGCACGATGACGTTGGCGGCCTCCACCGGCAGGCCGAGCAGCTCGGCCGCCCGCCGGGAGACGTAGGCGTGGGAGGTGCCGTGGAAGCCGTAGCGGCGCACCCGGTGCTCGTCCCGCCAGGCGCGGCTGACGGCATAAGTGTACGCGTGCGGCGGAAGCGTCTGGTGGAAGGCCGTGTCGAAGACGGCGACCTGCGGCACGTCGGGGAAGTGGGCGCGGGCGACCCGGATGCCTTCGAGGTTGGCCGGGTTGTGGAGGGGGGCGAGCGGGATGAGCCGCTCGATCGTCGCCTCGACCTCGTCGTCGATCCGCGTCGGCGCGCTGAACTGGGCGCCACCGTGGACGACGCGGTGCCCCACCGCCGCCAGCTCCAGGCCGCCGAGATCGGGCCCGTGCTCCCGGAAGGCGGCGAGGAGCAGCTCGAAGGCTGCGCCGTGGTCGGCGCACCGACCCTCGGTGCGGTGGTCGGTGCCGTCGACCGAGTGCTTGGCCCGTGAGGTCGGCTCGCCGATCCGTTCGACGAGACCACTCGCCCGGGACTCGGCCGCGTCGACGTCGATGAGGTCGTACTTGAGCGAGGAGGACCCGGCGTTGACGACGAGGACGAGCCGGCTCACGAGAGGGCCTCGGCCTGGATGGCCGTGATGGCGATGGTGTTGACGATGTCCCGCACGAGGGCTCCTCGGGAGAGGTCGTTGACCGGCTTGTTGAGGCCCTGGAGCACGGGGCCGATGGCGACCGCTCCCGAGGTCCGCTGGACGGCCTTGTAGGTGTTGTTGCCGGTGTTGAGGTCGGGGAAGACGAAGACCGTGGCCCGGCCAGCCACCGGGCTGTCCTTGAGCTTGGCGGCGGCCACCGCGGCGTCGACGGCGGCGTCGTACTGGATCGGCCCCTCGACCGAGAGCTGCGGCGCGCGTGACCGGACGAGCTCGGTGGCGGTGCGCACCTTGTCGACGTCCGCGCCGGTCCCGGAACCGCCTGTCGAGTAGGACAGCATGGCCACCCGGGGCTCGATGCCGAACTGGACGGCGGTCGCGGCCGAGGAGATCGCGATGTCCGCGAGCTGCTCCGCCGTCGGGTCCGGGATGACGGCGCAGTCGCCATAGACGAGGACCCGGTCCGCGAGCGACATGAGGAACACGGACGAGACGGTCTTGATGTCGGGCGTCGTCTTGACCACCTCGAGCGCCGGCCGGATCGTGTGGGCCGTCGTGTGGATCGCCCCGGAGACCATGCCGTCGGCGAGTCCGTCGCGGACCATCATCGTCCCGAAGTAGCTCGGGTCCACGACGATGTCGCGCGCCTGGTCGATGGTGACGCCCTTGTGGGCGCGCAGCGTGGCGTACTCCTCGGCGAAGCGGCCACGGAGCTCGTCGTCGTGGGGGTCGAGCAGGGTGGCGCCCTCGAGGTCGAGCCCCAGCTGCGCGGCGCGTCGGCGGATCGCTCCGGGGTCGCCGAGCAGGGTGAGGCGGACGACGCGGCGGCGGAGCAGCTGGTCGGCGGCGCGGAGGATCCGGTCCTCCTCGCCCTCCGGCAGGACGATGTGCTTGTCGGCGGCCCGGGCCCGGTCGAGGAGCTGGTGCTCGAACATGAGGGGCGTCACGACATGGCTGGGGACGACCTTGAGCCGGTCGAGCAGCTCGGCGCCGTCGACGTGCTCGTCGAAGAGGCTGAGCGCCGTCTCGATCTTGCGGGTTGCCGAGCGGGTCATCCGCGGCACGACGGCGGAGAGCGTGGCCGCGGTCTGCATCGTGCCCGTGGCGCAGCTGATCACCGGCACGTGGACCTCGAGGCCCTCCACGAGGGTCGTGATGGGGGCGGGCAGGTCGAAGCCGCCGTTGAGGACGATCCCGGACGGGGTGGGGAGGGTCTGGGACCGGTGGGCGAGCAGGAGGCCGAGCAGCACGTCGCCGCGGTCGGCGGGGGCGACGGCGACGCAGCCCTCGAAGATCCGGTCGAGCACGTTGGGCAGGGTCATGGCCGCCACCACGAGGCCGAGGGACTCGCGGTCGAGCAGCTCGTCGTCGCCGTAGAGGTGGGTGCCGTTGACAGCCGTGAGCAGGTCACGCACCGTCGGCGACTCGAGCACCGGCGCACTCGGGATGACGTATGCCACTGTGTCGGCGAACGCTTCGGCCAGCGCTGCGCGGGTGGCCGGGACCGCGTCGGGCACGGCTCGGTTGGCCACGATGGCGAGGACGTGTGCGTGGTGGGCCCGGGCCTCGTCGGCGGCGATCTCGGCTGCGACGCGGACCTGTTCGGGTGTCCGGCCCTTGCTCGAGATGACGAGGACCATCGCCGCGTCGAGGTTGGCGGCGATCCGCGCGTTGTAGGAGAACTCGGTCGGTGAGGTGACGTCGGTGTAGTCGGAGCCGATGACGAGCATCGCGTCGAACTGCTCGGCCACGGCGTGGAAACGGTCCACGATGGTGGACATCGCCCCGTCGGGATCGGTGTGGACGTCCTCGTAGCCCACGCCGGAGGCCACCTCGGCGGTGAGGCCGGTGTCGAGGCGCGAGAGGAGCAGGTCGAGCACGTGGTCGCTGGCTGCGCTCTCCGAGCGGACGATGGGCCGGAAGATCCCGACGCGCTCGACGCGTCGGCTCAGCTGGTCGAGGATGCCGAGGGCGACGGCCGACTTGCCCGACAGCCCTTCCGATGAGGCGAGGTACACGCTGGTGGACACGTAGGCAGGTTATCGGTCGCGGGACTCGGGCCCTGACCAGCCGGGAGCGGCGGGGTGGCCAACATCACTCGCCTCCGCTCGCCCCGGGCAGCCCTCCGCGCCCGCGCACGACCACCCCACGAGTGTCGTATGCCGCTGGGCTGGCTTCGTGGCGCCGCTGACCTCCGTGGGTGGTCCGGGCCCGCCGGCCGTGGACGAGGCGGGCGGGCGGATCCTCTCGGGGCTGCGGATGAGCGCCCACGAGACGATTCCGCCACCGGCGAGGAGGACGCTGCAGATCCACATCGCGCGGCCGTACCCGGTGTCGAAGTCCTCGGGGCGCTGGTAGTCGGCGCCGCTCAGGCCGACGACAGCAGGGAGGGCGGCGACGGCGAGCAGGCTGCCGGCCCGGGCCACGGCGTTGTTGACCCCGCTGGCGATCCCGGCCGACCGGTCCGGTGCCGCGGCCAGCACGGTTGCCGTCAGCGGTGCGACGAGGAGACAGAGACCCAGACCGAAGAGGCTGATCCCGGGAAGGACGGCGGTCCAGTAGGAGTCGCCGGCACCGACCCCGGCCAGGAGGCCGGCTCCCACGGCGCACACGGCGGGTCCGACGGCCATGGGTAGGCGCGGACCGATGCGGGCGCCGAGCTCGCCGCCCTTCGCGGCGAGCAGGAGCATCAGCACCGTGACGGGCAGGGTGGCCAGCCCGGCGAGCAGTGGACCGTAGCCGAGGACGGTCTGGAGCTGGAGGGTGAGGAAGAAGAAGACCGCCCCGAGCGCCGCGTAGACGAGCATCGTCATGAGGTTCGCCGCGGTGAACTGGCGTGAGGTGAAGAGCGATGGCTGGACCATCGGGTGCCGGCTGCGGGCCTCGACGGAGGCAAAGGCGCCGGCCACGGCGAGGGCGAGGAGCATGAGGGTGAGCGCCAGGCCGGCACCGAGGGTCTCGAGCTGGATCAGGGCGTAGGTGAGCAGGGCCAGGGAACCGCTGGCGAGGAGCGCCCCCGCGACGTCGAACTGGCGCGGGGCCGACTCGTCGCGGGTCTCGGGGACCGAGGTGCGGGCGACCCACACGGTCGCTGCGGCGAGCGGCAGGTTGAGCAGGAAGGCCCAGCGCCACGAGGCGTACTCGACGAGCCACCCGCCGACGAAGGGGCCGGTCGCGGCAGCGATCCCGCCGAGCCCGGACCACGTGCCGATGGCCTTGGCGCGGTCCTCGGGCCGGAACACGGACTGGATGATCGAGAGGCTGCCCGGAGTGAGCAAGGCCCCGCCGACGCCCTGGAGGACCCGGGCGATGATGAGCTGCCCGGAGCTCTGGGCGATGCCGCAGGCGAGAGAGGCGAGGGCGAACCAGATGACCCCGACGACGAAGACCCGTCGCCGGCCGAAGCGGTCCCCGAGGGACCCGCCGAGGAGGATCAGGGAGGCCAGGGCGAGGAGGTAGCCGTTGGTGATCCACTGGAGGTCCGCCAGGTCCGCGTCGAGGTCCGCGCCGATCCGGACCAGAGCGACGTTGACGACGGTGCCGTCGAGCAGGGCCATCCCCGACCCGAGCACCGCCGCGGCGATGACGAGCCGTCCGGTGGGTGTCCCCAGCTCGATGCCGGTCACGGTGACACTGTGCCACGCCCCATCGAAAGAGCAGTTCGTACCCCGCCCATCGAAAGAGCAGTTCGTACCCCGCCCATCGAAAGAGCAGTTCGTCCGGCTTTGTGGACCTTACGCGCGGAACTCAGCGCCGAGAGGGAGGGACGAACTGCTCTTTCGATGGTCAGCGGGGGTAGTCGTCCGTGGGGATCGCGGCGGCGGCTCGCCGACCGCGACGCAGCGCGAGCACCGAGTCGACGCTCAGGACGGCGAGCGCCACCCACACGATGCCGAAGCCGATCCAACGCTCGCGCGACATCACCTCGCCGAGCAGCAGGACGGCGACGAGGAGCTGCATGAGCGGCGTGATGAACTGGATGAGACCGATGCTGACGAGCGGGATGCGCCGAGCCGCGGCGGCGAAGAAGAGCAGGGGCACGGCGGTCGCGACACCGGAGCCGACGAGCAGCCACGTGTGCACCGGGCCGTGGTTGCCGAACTCGAGGCCGGTGCGGCTCGACACGAGCACGAGGATGGCGACCGCGGCCGGCGCGAGGATGAGCGTCTCGAGGGTCAGGCCGTGGACGGCCTGCAGCGACGCTCCGACCTTCTTCTTCGTCAGGCTGTAGAGGCCGAACGACATGGCCAGGGCGATCGCGGCGTAGGGCACCCGGCCGCTCGCGAGGGCGAGGTAGACGCCGGCCGCGAGGCCGATCGCCACGGCGGTCCACTGCAGGACGCGGAGCCGCTCGCCGAGGACGACGACGCCGAGGGCGACGGTGACGAGGGGGTTGAGGAAGTAGCCGAGCGCTGCCTCGCTCGTGTGCCCGGCGGTGACGACGGACACGTAGATCACCCAGTTGGCGGCGATGAGCACCGCCGCGACCGTGATCCCCGCGAGGAGTCTGGGACGGCGCAGCACGGGCCTGACCCAGTGGACGTCTCGCGTGACGGCGATGAGCAGGATGCAGAAGAGGAGGGTCCACAGGATGCGGTGCGCGAGGATCTCCCAGGCGCTGGCCGGCTTCAGGGCGTCGAAGTAGAGGGGGAACAGGCCCCAGATGCCGTAGGCGGCAAAGGCCAGCGCGGTTCCTAAACCCACCTCCCCCAGGGGTGCACCGACGAGGTGGGCACCCGACCGTCTCTGTCGGGTGCCCACCTCGGGGTGATCGTCAGGCACGGGTCATACCGACCCGCTGACCGTCCACGTGTCCTTGCCACCGAGCAGGGCGTCGATGTCGGCGTCGGTGATCTCGCCGGTGCGGGCGGCGGCCACCTGCTCCCGGAGCAGGTCGTCGTAGCTGGGTCGGCTGACGTTGCGGAAGATCCCCATCGGCACGGTGGAGAGCTCGGGGGAGTCGAGCCGGGAGAGCGCGAACGCGCCGGCTGGGCTCTCCGCCGACTCGTCGTGCACGACGATCCTGGTCGGATCGGCCGCGGTGCGGGGCACGACCGTCATGACGCCCTGGTCGTCGCGGACGACGACCCGCTGGTCGTCCTCGGGCCCGGCCACGACCTCCTGGCCGTCGTTGAGGTAGAAGATGCGACCCTCGGCCTCGGTGCGGTCCTTGAGGACGTCGAAGGCGCCGTCGTTGAAGATCGGGCAGTTCTGGTAGATCTCCACGAAGGCGGACCCGCGGTGCTCGGCAGCGGCCCGCAGCACCGAGCTGAGGTGCTGGCGGTCGGAGTCGAGCGTCCGCGCCACGAAGGTGGCCTCCGCGCCGAGGGCGAGTGACACCGGGTTGAACGGCGTGTCGAGCGAGCCGAACGGTGACGACTTGGTGACCTGTCCCTTCCGCGACGTGGGGGAGTACTGCCCCTTGGTCAGGCCGTAGATCTCGTTGTTGAACAGCAGGATCTTGAGGTTGATGTTGCGGCGCAGGGCGTGGATCAGGTGGTTGCCGCCGATCGACAGGGCGTCGCCGTCACCGGTCACCACCCAGACCGAGAGGTCGTCGCGAGTGGACGCGATCCCCGTGGCGATGGCCGGGGCGCGGCCGTGGATCGAGTGCATCCCGTAGGTGTCGAGGTAGTACGGGAAGCGGGAGGAGCAGCCGATGCCCGAGACGAAGACCATGTTCTCGCGCTTGATGCCGAGCTCGGGGAGGAACCCCTGGACCGCCGCGAGGATGGCGTAGTCCCCACAACCCGGGCACCAGCGGACCTCCTGGTCCGAGGTGAAGTCCTTCTTGGACAGCTTCTCACCCTCGCTGAGTGGGGGCACGTGCCCCACACCGCTCAGCGGGTGACCGATCACGGGGCTTCCGTTGGTCGGGATGCCGAGGTCCGTGATGCTCACTTGGCCATCTCCTTCATGCTCTCGGCGACGGACGGGCGGACCGCCTGCGCGATGACGTCGGCGATCTCACTCGCCTGGAACGGCAGACCCCGAACCGCCGTGTGCGACTGGATGTCGACGAGGAACTCGGCGCGGAGCAGCATCGCGAGCTGGCCGAGGTTCATCTCGGGCACGATGACGCGGCGGTAGCGGCGCAGCACCTCGCCCGTGTTGGAGGGGAAGGGGTTGAGGTGACGCAGGTGGGCGTGCGCCACCGACGTGCCGAGGGCCCGGGCGAGCCGGACACCCGCAGCGGTCGGGCCGTAGGTCGAGCCCCAGCCGAGGACGAGCAGCTCGGCGTCGCCGGTCGGGTCGTCGACCGCCAACGGCGGGATCGTGTCGGCGATGCCGCTGATCTTCGCCTGACGCAGGCGCGTCATCTTGTCGTGGTTGTCCGGGTCGTACGAGATGTTGCCGGTGATGTCGGCCTTCTCGATGCCACCGATGCGGTGCTCCAGACCCGGCGTGCCGGGGATCGCCCACGGTCGCGCCAAGGTCTGCGGGTCACGCTTGAACGGGTGGAAGACCGGCTCACCGTCGGCCGTGACGTCGTTCGGCTCCGTCGCGAACTCGACCGTGAGGTCGGGGAGCTCGCTCGTCCTCGGCAGTCGCCAGGGCTCGGACCCGTTCGCGAGGTAGCCGTCGGACAGGATGAGGACCGGCGTGCGATAGACGGTCGCGATGCGCACCGCCTCGACCGCCATGTCGAAGCAGTCGGCGGGCGTGGCCGGCGCGACGACCGCGACGGGGGACTCGCCGTTGCGGCCGAAGAGCGCCTGGAGGAGGTCGGCCTGCTCGGTCTTCGTCGGCAGCCCGGTCGAGGGCCCGCCGCGCTGGATGTCGATGACGATGAGGGGCAGCTCGAGCGAGACGGCCAGCCCGATCGTCTCGGCCTTGAGCGCGAGC is a genomic window containing:
- a CDS encoding class II fumarate hydratase; the protein is MSDQHGTEYRTEHDSMGEVQVPAAALYGAQTARAVENFPISGQPVPAGVVHALARLKAAAAEVNAELGVLDAERARAIAAAAEAVAAGRHDDHFPIDVFQTGSGTSTNMNVNEVVARLASTAGGEGALAVHPNDHVNYGQSSNDAFPSALRIAATLAARDDLVPALTHLAAALGRKEAEFADVVKAGRTHLMDAVPVTLGQEFGGYRRQVELGTERVSHAAEATAELPLGGTAAGTGLNAAPGFAAAVIDRLSTATGHSFREAENHFEAQSAQDAVVELSGALKVVAVSLTKICNDLRWMSSGPRTGLGEIHLPDLQPGSSIMPGKVNPVIPEATLMACAQVIGNDVTITTAGAAGNFELNVMLPVLAKNVLESIRLLAATSRLLADRCVDGITADVEHARTLAESSPSIVTPLNRFIGYEAAAAVVKRAVKERKTIREVVIEDGHVREGRLSEAQLDEALDVLAMTRPPTS
- a CDS encoding acetate/propionate family kinase, which translates into the protein MSRLVLVVNAGSSSLKYDLIDVDAAESRASGLVERIGEPTSRAKHSVDGTDHRTEGRCADHGAAFELLLAAFREHGPDLGGLELAAVGHRVVHGGAQFSAPTRIDDEVEATIERLIPLAPLHNPANLEGIRVARAHFPDVPQVAVFDTAFHQTLPPHAYTYAVSRAWRDEHRVRRYGFHGTSHAYVSRRAAELLGLPVEAANVIVLHLGNGASATAVAGGRSVDTSMGLSPLEGLVMGTRPGDLDPSLPAHLARAGVSLEEYDRALNKESGLKGLTGSNDFRELEDRVAAGDADARLAFDVVAHRLRKYIGAYAAVLGRVDAVAFTAGVGEHSPMLRAAALDGLGDLLGIEVDAAANDAATSGEHRISTASSRVAVLVLPTQEELEIAREAAGVATGA
- the pta gene encoding phosphate acetyltransferase; protein product: MSTSVYLASSEGLSGKSAVALGILDQLSRRVERVGIFRPIVRSESAASDHVLDLLLSRLDTGLTAEVASGVGYEDVHTDPDGAMSTIVDRFHAVAEQFDAMLVIGSDYTDVTSPTEFSYNARIAANLDAAMVLVISSKGRTPEQVRVAAEIAADEARAHHAHVLAIVANRAVPDAVPATRAALAEAFADTVAYVIPSAPVLESPTVRDLLTAVNGTHLYGDDELLDRESLGLVVAAMTLPNVLDRIFEGCVAVAPADRGDVLLGLLLAHRSQTLPTPSGIVLNGGFDLPAPITTLVEGLEVHVPVISCATGTMQTAATLSAVVPRMTRSATRKIETALSLFDEHVDGAELLDRLKVVPSHVVTPLMFEHQLLDRARAADKHIVLPEGEEDRILRAADQLLRRRVVRLTLLGDPGAIRRRAAQLGLDLEGATLLDPHDDELRGRFAEEYATLRAHKGVTIDQARDIVVDPSYFGTMMVRDGLADGMVSGAIHTTAHTIRPALEVVKTTPDIKTVSSVFLMSLADRVLVYGDCAVIPDPTAEQLADIAISSAATAVQFGIEPRVAMLSYSTGGSGTGADVDKVRTATELVRSRAPQLSVEGPIQYDAAVDAAVAAAKLKDSPVAGRATVFVFPDLNTGNNTYKAVQRTSGAVAIGPVLQGLNKPVNDLSRGALVRDIVNTIAITAIQAEALS
- a CDS encoding MFS transporter; translation: MTGIELGTPTGRLVIAAAVLGSGMALLDGTVVNVALVRIGADLDADLADLQWITNGYLLALASLILLGGSLGDRFGRRRVFVVGVIWFALASLACGIAQSSGQLIIARVLQGVGGALLTPGSLSIIQSVFRPEDRAKAIGTWSGLGGIAAATGPFVGGWLVEYASWRWAFLLNLPLAAATVWVARTSVPETRDESAPRQFDVAGALLASGSLALLTYALIQLETLGAGLALTLMLLALAVAGAFASVEARSRHPMVQPSLFTSRQFTAANLMTMLVYAALGAVFFFLTLQLQTVLGYGPLLAGLATLPVTVLMLLLAAKGGELGARIGPRLPMAVGPAVCAVGAGLLAGVGAGDSYWTAVLPGISLFGLGLCLLVAPLTATVLAAAPDRSAGIASGVNNAVARAGSLLAVAALPAVVGLSGADYQRPEDFDTGYGRAMWICSVLLAGGGIVSWALIRSPERIRPPASSTAGGPGPPTEVSGATKPAQRHTTLVGWSCAGAEGCPGRAEASDVGHPAAPGWSGPESRDR
- the rarD gene encoding EamA family transporter RarD encodes the protein MGLGTALAFAAYGIWGLFPLYFDALKPASAWEILAHRILWTLLFCILLIAVTRDVHWVRPVLRRPRLLAGITVAAVLIAANWVIYVSVVTAGHTSEAALGYFLNPLVTVALGVVVLGERLRVLQWTAVAIGLAAGVYLALASGRVPYAAIALAMSFGLYSLTKKKVGASLQAVHGLTLETLILAPAAVAILVLVSSRTGLEFGNHGPVHTWLLVGSGVATAVPLLFFAAAARRIPLVSIGLIQFITPLMQLLVAVLLLGEVMSRERWIGFGIVWVALAVLSVDSVLALRRGRRAAAAIPTDDYPR
- a CDS encoding 2-oxoacid:ferredoxin oxidoreductase subunit beta codes for the protein MSITDLGIPTNGSPVIGHPLSGVGHVPPLSEGEKLSKKDFTSDQEVRWCPGCGDYAILAAVQGFLPELGIKRENMVFVSGIGCSSRFPYYLDTYGMHSIHGRAPAIATGIASTRDDLSVWVVTGDGDALSIGGNHLIHALRRNINLKILLFNNEIYGLTKGQYSPTSRKGQVTKSSPFGSLDTPFNPVSLALGAEATFVARTLDSDRQHLSSVLRAAAEHRGSAFVEIYQNCPIFNDGAFDVLKDRTEAEGRIFYLNDGQEVVAGPEDDQRVVVRDDQGVMTVVPRTAADPTRIVVHDESAESPAGAFALSRLDSPELSTVPMGIFRNVSRPSYDDLLREQVAAARTGEITDADIDALLGGKDTWTVSGSV
- a CDS encoding 2-oxoacid:acceptor oxidoreductase subunit alpha — encoded protein: MSTKLVQKLDRVVIRFAGDSGDGMQLTGDRFTSQTALLGNDLSTLPNFPAEIRAPQGTLPGVSSFQLHFADHHVLTPGDRPDVLVAMNPAALKANLRDLPRGATVIINTDEFTKRNLAKVGYAANPLEDGSLESYHVHPVALTSITVDALAAYTDLTRKEKERAKNMFALGLLSWLYTRPLEGTEGFLKAKFASRPAILDANLAALHAGFHYGETTEDFSVSYEVAPAPMEAGTYRNITGNVSLSLGLVAAAHRAKLPLFLGTYPITPATDILHTLAGLKRYGVVTFQAEDEIAGVGSALGASFAGALGVTSTSGPGLALKAETIGLAVSLELPLIVIDIQRGGPSTGLPTKTEQADLLQALFGRNGESPVAVVAPATPADCFDMAVEAVRIATVYRTPVLILSDGYLANGSEPWRLPRTSELPDLTVEFATEPNDVTADGEPVFHPFKRDPQTLARPWAIPGTPGLEHRIGGIEKADITGNISYDPDNHDKMTRLRQAKISGIADTIPPLAVDDPTGDAELLVLGWGSTYGPTAAGVRLARALGTSVAHAHLRHLNPFPSNTGEVLRRYRRVIVPEMNLGQLAMLLRAEFLVDIQSHTAVRGLPFQASEIADVIAQAVRPSVAESMKEMAK